From Pseudomonas sp. G.S.17, the proteins below share one genomic window:
- the yidD gene encoding membrane protein insertion efficiency factor YidD codes for MRKLALVPIQFYRYAISPLMASHCRFYPSCSCYAYEAIENHGLLRGGWLTFRRLGRCHPWNAGGYDPVPPVPTSRSSSMAE; via the coding sequence ATGCGTAAGCTGGCGCTCGTTCCGATCCAGTTTTACCGCTATGCCATCAGCCCGCTGATGGCCAGTCACTGTCGTTTCTACCCCAGTTGCTCCTGCTACGCGTATGAAGCCATTGAAAATCATGGCCTTCTACGCGGTGGCTGGCTGACCTTTCGTCGATTAGGTCGCTGTCATCCGTGGAATGCCGGTGGCTATGACCCGGTTCCACCTGTCCCCACCTCCCGTTCTTCTTCGATGGCCGAGTAA
- the rnpA gene encoding ribonuclease P protein component, with protein MSQDFSREKRLLTPRHFKAVFDSPTGKVPGKNLLLLARNNDLDHPRLGLVIGKKSVKLSVERNRLKRLMRESFRQHQDNLVGWDIVIVARKGLGEIENPELIQHFGKLWKRLARSQPAPAAKTETVGVDSTDA; from the coding sequence GTGAGTCAGGACTTCAGTCGGGAAAAGCGTTTGCTTACTCCCCGGCATTTCAAGGCAGTCTTTGACTCCCCTACCGGCAAGGTTCCGGGGAAAAATCTCCTGCTCCTTGCGCGCAATAACGACCTTGATCATCCCCGTCTGGGGCTGGTTATCGGTAAAAAGAGCGTCAAACTCTCCGTTGAGCGCAACCGCTTGAAACGCCTGATGCGCGAATCATTTCGTCAACACCAAGATAATTTGGTCGGTTGGGATATCGTGATTGTCGCGCGCAAAGGGTTGGGTGAGATAGAAAACCCCGAATTGATTCAGCATTTCGGCAAGCTCTGGAAGCGTCTGGCGCGTAGTCAGCCGGCTCCTGCTGCAAAAACCGAAACTGTAGGGGTAGACAGTACCGATGCGTAA